The Pleuronectes platessa chromosome 10, fPlePla1.1, whole genome shotgun sequence genome contains a region encoding:
- the creb5b gene encoding cyclic AMP-responsive element-binding protein 5, whose amino-acid sequence MQRTMHAPLQFYEKSARVMNSDQERPFMCNAPGCSQRFPTEDHLMIHRHKHEMTLKFPSIKNDNMLSDQTPTPTRFLKNCEEVGLFSELDCSIEQEFCKAQEEEDSKQNISLHGQGGQGQHQQSHSRMGNHDNSIVIQQALPSPQSSSVITQAPSTNRQIGPVPGSLSSLLHLRNRPRQPLPASMPGTLPDPTMPGSSAVLMPMERQMSMGSNMMGMQGPAHNNSCSSTHIPSMHSEAKLRLKAALSHHPGTIANGNMNSMGHMMEMMSSRQEQSAHHHMHSHPHQHLQAPPHAYQHHGHHHHNNQGHGQGQGGHHHPQGHNPHHNSHNPHLHPGHPHQTSPHPTMHSASQMSPATQQMQPSQTLQSPPPSGGRRRRVMDEDPDERRRKFLERNRAAATRCRQKRKVWVVSLEKKAEELTQTNMQLQNEVTMLKSEVTQLKQLLLTHKDCHITTMQKDPQGYLSPESSPAGSPAPVCSQQQVIQHNTITTSTTTVGGSGVHGQANHRTDINPIH is encoded by the exons ATGCAGAGGACCATGCATGCGCCTCTgcag TTTTATGAGAAGTCGGCCAGAGTGATGAACTCGGACCAGGAAAGGCCATTCATGTGCAATGCTCCTGGCTGTTCTCAG CGATTCCCCACGGAGGACCATTTGATGATACACCGACACAAACATGAGATGACCCTTAAGTTCCCCTCCATAAAGAACGACAACATGTTATCAG ACCAGACGCCGACACCGACGCGTTTCTTGAAGAACTGTGAGGAGGTGGGATTGTTCAGTGAACTGGACTGCTCCATCGAGCAGGAGTTCTGCAAGGCccaggaagaagaggacagCAAACAG AACATCTCACTGCACGGCCAGGGAGGCCAAGGCCAGCACCAGCAGTCCCACTCGCGGATGGGCAACCATGACAACAGCATAGTGATCCAACAGGCCCTGCCCTCCCCTCAGTCCAGCTCCGTCATCACTCAGGCTCCATCGACGAATAGACAGATCGG GCCTGTTCCCGGGTCTCTGTCCTCACTGCTGCATCTACGAAACCGACCGAGACAGCCTCTGCCTGCCTCCATGCCTGGAACGCTGCCAGACCCGACCATGCCTGGCTCCTCCGCCGTGCTGATGCCT ATGGAGAGACAAATGTCCATGGGCTCCAATATGATGGGCATGCAAGGACCCGCCCACAACAACTCCTGCTCTTCCACTCACATTCCCTCCATGCACTCAGAAGCCAAACTG aggCTGAAGGCTGCACTTTCTCACCACCCCGGCACCATCGCCAACGGCAACATGAACTCCATGGGCCACATGATGGAGATGATGTCATCACGGCAGGAGCAAAGCGCCCACCACCACATGCACTCGCACCCGCACCAGCACCTGCAGGCTCCTCCCCACGCGTACCAGCACCAcggccaccaccaccacaacaaccAGGGCCACGGCCAGGGCCAGGGCGGACACCACCACCCGCAGGGACACAACCCGCATCACAACTCCCACAATCCCCACCTCCATCCCGGTCACCCACACCAGACCTCACCGCACCCCACAATGCACTCTGCTTCACAG ATGTCACCTGCGACCCAGCAGATGCAGCCCTCGCAGACGCTGCAGTCCCCGCCCCCCAGCGGCGGGCGGCGCAGGCGGGTCATGGACGAGGACCCGGACGAACGTCGGCGGAAATTTCTAGAGAGGAACCGAGCGGCGGCCACGAGATGCAGACAGAAGAGAAAAGTGTGGGTGGTGTCGTTGGAGAAGAAAGCTGAAGAGCTCACTCAGACCAACATGCAGCTTCAG AACGAAGTGACGATGCTAAAGAGCGAGGTGACCCAActcaagcagcttctcctcacaCACAAGGACTGTCACATCACCACTATGCAGAAAGATCCCCAAGGTTACCTCA GTCCAGAGAGCAGTCCAGCGGGGAGTCCAGCGCCAGTGTGCTCGCAGCAGCAGGTCATTCAGCACAACAccatcaccacctccaccacgacTGTAGGGGGCAGCGGTGTGCACGGGCAAGCCAACCACCGCACAGACATTAACCCTATCCACTAG